The stretch of DNA AACTTCTTTATCCGTAGATCTAGTGATAAAGATTCAAAAACTGGCACCATCTACATGCGAATTACTGTAGTTGGCAAGCGATATGAATTTTCCATCAAATGTGAAGTTGAAATATCAAAATGGAATACGGCAGCCAATACGGTTATTGGCACCTCTGCTTTTGCGCGCGCCACAAACGAATATATCAACATGTGGCGCAATAAAGTCTATGAAGCACAAAAACGGGAGTATCCCTTCAGTGTGTAAACTATCCGTTTTTAATAGTAATCG from Alistipes sp. ZOR0009 encodes:
- a CDS encoding Arm DNA-binding domain-containing protein, with the protein product MKQNVPLTTNFFIRRSSDKDSKTGTIYMRITVVGKRYEFSIKCEVEISKWNTAANTVIGTSAFARATNEYINMWRNKVYEAQKREYPFSV